From Scylla paramamosain isolate STU-SP2022 chromosome 18, ASM3559412v1, whole genome shotgun sequence, one genomic window encodes:
- the LOC135109324 gene encoding potassium channel subfamily K member 18-like: MQTAYARMVYDRYQRNQRADGGRARRRATLAHLLKDACRRLIAFLFTQVGVCGLVVAYNIMGAFAFRAIEGDYGDAAPEEAALLLREDAVKRLWNITARLNILEQTQWRQEVTRALEDFQGDVVPLVKAKGYRGVLPSQAWSFSAALMYSLSVYTTIGYGNLTPRTEWGKIATILYAIVGMPLMLLYMSNVGEVLAHIFKFIYFRACSCDAGSMGYYRSGSGNLRPIPVTARRVEEPKEGGKKGQGLRRTVPITYCLMVIAIYVACGGAIFSQWERWSLLDACYFSYISLSTIGFGDLVPGRTVAGKNEDEEVESQQIIVTVYLLVGSALVAMCFNLMQEETIENLKTFWRRLGCLRKNSHSGNEEGPSVTGG, encoded by the exons ATGCAGACCGCCTATGCGCGTATGGTGTATGACCGCTACCAGCGGAACCAGCGGGCGGACGGCGGGCGCGCGCGGCGCAGGGCCACTCTCGCTCATCTGCTGAAGGATGCGTGTCGCCGCCTCATAGCCTTCTTGTTCACACAG GTGGGGGTGTGCGGGCTGGTTGTGGCCTACAACATCATGGGAGCCTTCGCCTTCCGTGCCATCGAGGGGGATTACGGAGATGCAGCTCCTGAGGAGGCCGCCCTGTTGTTGCGGGAGGATGCCGTCAAAAGACTGTGGAACATCACGGCGAGACTCAACATCTTGGAGCAGACCCAATGGCGTCAGGAGGTGACGAGAGCGCTGGAGGATTTCCAGGGCGACGTGGTGCCTCTGGTGAAGGCGAAAGGTTACCGGGGCGTGTTGCCGAGTCAGGCGTGGTCCTTCAGCGCCGCCCTCATGTACTCCCTCAGTGTCTACACCACCATAG GCTACGGGAACCTGACGCCGAGAACCGAGTGGGGCAAAATAGCCACCATCCTGTACGCCATCGTGGGCATGCCGCTGATGCTGCTCTACATGTCCAACGTCGGGGAGGTCCTCGCGCACATCTTCAAGTTTATTTACTTCAGAGCCTGCAG CTGCGACGCGGGGTCTATGGGCTACTACCGTAGCGGCAGCGGCAACTTGCGACCAATACCCGTCACCGCCCGCCGTGTTGAGGAGCCCAAG GAGGGCGGCAAGAAGGGACAAGGGCTGCGCCGCACCGTGCCCATCACCTACTGCCTGATGGTGATCGCTATCTACGTGGCCTGCGGCGGCGCTATCTTCTCGCAGTGGGAGCGCTGGTCACTGCTGGACGCCTGCTATTTCTCATACATCTCCCTCAGTACCATTGGCTTCGGTGATCTG GTACCGGGACGGACGGTGGCCGGCaagaacgaggacgaggaggtggagtCCCAGCAAATCATCGTCACTGTGTATCTACTTGTGGGCAGCGCTCTGGTCGCCATGTGCTTTAACCTTATGCAGGAAGAAACCATAGAGAACCTTAAGACATTTTGGAGAAGGCTGGGATGTCTCAGGAAAAACAGCCACAGTGGAAATGAAGAAGGTCCGTCTGTGACTGGCGGGTGA
- the LOC135109325 gene encoding RNA polymerase II-associated factor 1 homolog isoform X2, translating into MPPTVNQAHSVDRDKRPRTGERRSDLVSRVKYCNTLPDIPFDPKFINYPFDSNRYVRYKQTSLEKNYKYEVLTEHDLGVTIDLINPDAYTPVPGAQLHPTDEKLLEDDILTPQDAKRSRHHHVNVSWLRRTEYISTEPTRFQPQTNEKIEATVGFATRRKKVTDENVYTDRESQLAAIEKTFRDVKKKLVHHYSKPGVTAVEEFPVFPDFSLWKYPCAQVIFDSDPAPVGRPMPAQLEEMSQAMIRGVMDESGEQFVAYFLPTEDTLVKRKKDQEEGVEYQEEEQYDYLMAREYNWNVKNKASKGYEENYFMVMRNDGVYYNELETRVRLSKRRLKQGQQPNNSRLVVRHRPLNAHEHKTQRFRERMLEPPGEEEEEEEEEEEEEEEEEEEEEEMEVDNNENDKGSQGGGTPMDDNEGSERSRSRSRSRSHSKEPARSRSGSRSASRSRSRSRSRSASRSRSRSKSKSRSRSRSSSGGSRGSRGSRSASRSRSRSRSRSRSKSASRTPSGRSGTASPASSDRSARSARSGRSSRRSGSGTPRRPPASPRHSGSESRSSDSGSGSDSD; encoded by the exons ATCAGACCTGGTGAGTCGGGTCAAGTACTGCAACACTCTGCCAGACATTCCCTTCGACCCAAAGTTCATCAATTACCCCTTTGACTCAAACAG GTACGTGCGCTACAAACAGACTTCGCTGGAGAAGAACTACAAATATGAAGTGCTGACAGAACATGACCTTGGGGTGACCATTGACCTCATCAACCCCGACGCATACACCCCTGTTCCTGGCGCACAGCTGCACCCCACAGACGAGAAGCTACTGGAGGACGACATTCTCACCCCACAG GATGCCAAGAGGTCCCGCCACCACCATGTCAATGTGTCTTGGCTGCGGCGCACTGAGTACATCTCCACAGAGCCCACTCGCTTCCAGCCACAGACCAATGAGAAGATTGAGGCCACTGTTGGGTTTGCCACACGCAGGAAGAAGGTCACT GACGAGAACGTGTACACGGACAGAGAAAGTCAGCTGGCGGCCATCGAGAAGACCTTCAGGGACGTCAAGAAGAAGCTGGTGCACCACTACAGCAAGCCTGGCGTCACGGCTGTCGAGGAGTTCCCTGTCTTTCCAGACTTCTCCCTCTGGAAGTACCCATGTGCCCAGGTCATCTTCGACTCAGACCCGGCCCCTGTTGGTCGCCCTATGCCGGCCCAGCTTGAGGAGATGTCTCAGGCTATGATTAG GGGTGTCATGGACGAGAGCGGCGAGCAGTTTGTGGCTTACTTCCTGCCGACAGAAGACACactggtgaagaggaagaaggaccaggaggagggCGTGGAGTACCAGGAGGAAGAGCAGTATGACTACCTAATGGCGCGCGAGTACAACTGGAATGTCAAGAATAAGGCGTCCAAGGGATACGAGGAAAACTACTTCATGGTGATGCGTAACGATGGGGTGTACTACAACGAGCTGgagacaag GGTGCGTCTGAGCAAGAGGCGACTGAAGCAGGGACAGCAGCCCAACAATTCCCGCCTGGTGGTGCGTCATCGGCCTCTCAACGCACACGAACACAAGACTCAACGCTTCAGGGAGAGGATGCTGGAACCCCCcggcgaagaggaggaagaggaggaggaggaggaagaagaggaagaggaagaggaggaggaggaggaagaaatggaggtggATAACAATGAGAATGATAAAG GTTCCCAGGGAGGAGGCACCCCTATGGATGACaatgaggggagtgagaggtCAAGGTCAAGATCCAGGTCAAGATCACATAGCAAGGAGCCAGCACGCAGCAGATCTGGGTCAAGGTCAGCCTCCAGGTCACGGTCGAGATCGAGGTCAAGGTCAGCTTCAAGGTCGAGGTCAAGGAGCAAATCTAagtccag ATCTCGCTCAAGGTCGTCTTCAGGAGGGTCCCGCGGCTCCCGTGGCTCTCGCTCTGCCTCCcgctctcgctctcgttctcgttctcgctCTCGTTCCAAGTCAGCATCCCGCACTCCCTCAGGTCGTTCTGGCACAGCATCTCCAGCCAGCTCGGACAG GTCAGCAAGGTCTGCAAGATCAGGTCGGTCCAGCAGGAGGAGTGGCAGCGGCACTCCCCGCCGCCCCCCAGCCTCCCCACGGCACTCCGGCTCTGAGTCACGCTCCTCAGACTCCGGCTCCGGCTCTGACTCTGACTAG
- the LOC135109325 gene encoding RNA polymerase II-associated factor 1 homolog isoform X1: MPPTVNQAHSVDRDKRPRTGERSHPQQEPIHIRRSDLVSRVKYCNTLPDIPFDPKFINYPFDSNRYVRYKQTSLEKNYKYEVLTEHDLGVTIDLINPDAYTPVPGAQLHPTDEKLLEDDILTPQDAKRSRHHHVNVSWLRRTEYISTEPTRFQPQTNEKIEATVGFATRRKKVTDENVYTDRESQLAAIEKTFRDVKKKLVHHYSKPGVTAVEEFPVFPDFSLWKYPCAQVIFDSDPAPVGRPMPAQLEEMSQAMIRGVMDESGEQFVAYFLPTEDTLVKRKKDQEEGVEYQEEEQYDYLMAREYNWNVKNKASKGYEENYFMVMRNDGVYYNELETRVRLSKRRLKQGQQPNNSRLVVRHRPLNAHEHKTQRFRERMLEPPGEEEEEEEEEEEEEEEEEEEEEEMEVDNNENDKGSQGGGTPMDDNEGSERSRSRSRSRSHSKEPARSRSGSRSASRSRSRSRSRSASRSRSRSKSKSRSRSRSSSGGSRGSRGSRSASRSRSRSRSRSRSKSASRTPSGRSGTASPASSDRSARSARSGRSSRRSGSGTPRRPPASPRHSGSESRSSDSGSGSDSD, from the exons ATCAGACCTGGTGAGTCGGGTCAAGTACTGCAACACTCTGCCAGACATTCCCTTCGACCCAAAGTTCATCAATTACCCCTTTGACTCAAACAG GTACGTGCGCTACAAACAGACTTCGCTGGAGAAGAACTACAAATATGAAGTGCTGACAGAACATGACCTTGGGGTGACCATTGACCTCATCAACCCCGACGCATACACCCCTGTTCCTGGCGCACAGCTGCACCCCACAGACGAGAAGCTACTGGAGGACGACATTCTCACCCCACAG GATGCCAAGAGGTCCCGCCACCACCATGTCAATGTGTCTTGGCTGCGGCGCACTGAGTACATCTCCACAGAGCCCACTCGCTTCCAGCCACAGACCAATGAGAAGATTGAGGCCACTGTTGGGTTTGCCACACGCAGGAAGAAGGTCACT GACGAGAACGTGTACACGGACAGAGAAAGTCAGCTGGCGGCCATCGAGAAGACCTTCAGGGACGTCAAGAAGAAGCTGGTGCACCACTACAGCAAGCCTGGCGTCACGGCTGTCGAGGAGTTCCCTGTCTTTCCAGACTTCTCCCTCTGGAAGTACCCATGTGCCCAGGTCATCTTCGACTCAGACCCGGCCCCTGTTGGTCGCCCTATGCCGGCCCAGCTTGAGGAGATGTCTCAGGCTATGATTAG GGGTGTCATGGACGAGAGCGGCGAGCAGTTTGTGGCTTACTTCCTGCCGACAGAAGACACactggtgaagaggaagaaggaccaggaggagggCGTGGAGTACCAGGAGGAAGAGCAGTATGACTACCTAATGGCGCGCGAGTACAACTGGAATGTCAAGAATAAGGCGTCCAAGGGATACGAGGAAAACTACTTCATGGTGATGCGTAACGATGGGGTGTACTACAACGAGCTGgagacaag GGTGCGTCTGAGCAAGAGGCGACTGAAGCAGGGACAGCAGCCCAACAATTCCCGCCTGGTGGTGCGTCATCGGCCTCTCAACGCACACGAACACAAGACTCAACGCTTCAGGGAGAGGATGCTGGAACCCCCcggcgaagaggaggaagaggaggaggaggaggaagaagaggaagaggaagaggaggaggaggaggaagaaatggaggtggATAACAATGAGAATGATAAAG GTTCCCAGGGAGGAGGCACCCCTATGGATGACaatgaggggagtgagaggtCAAGGTCAAGATCCAGGTCAAGATCACATAGCAAGGAGCCAGCACGCAGCAGATCTGGGTCAAGGTCAGCCTCCAGGTCACGGTCGAGATCGAGGTCAAGGTCAGCTTCAAGGTCGAGGTCAAGGAGCAAATCTAagtccag ATCTCGCTCAAGGTCGTCTTCAGGAGGGTCCCGCGGCTCCCGTGGCTCTCGCTCTGCCTCCcgctctcgctctcgttctcgttctcgctCTCGTTCCAAGTCAGCATCCCGCACTCCCTCAGGTCGTTCTGGCACAGCATCTCCAGCCAGCTCGGACAG GTCAGCAAGGTCTGCAAGATCAGGTCGGTCCAGCAGGAGGAGTGGCAGCGGCACTCCCCGCCGCCCCCCAGCCTCCCCACGGCACTCCGGCTCTGAGTCACGCTCCTCAGACTCCGGCTCCGGCTCTGACTCTGACTAG